A stretch of Leucobacter aridicollis DNA encodes these proteins:
- a CDS encoding SDR family NAD(P)-dependent oxidoreductase, with product MGYRALITGASAGLGTEFARQLAARGIDLVLVARDAARLERLAHVLRSRYGVDVEVLPADLTEKAALDAVAARLADPERHIDILINNAGFGVYEGFEASSLADERRLHELLSWAPLRLAHAAVPGMLARGEGWILNVASAAALMPSGTYGAAKSAIVSLSRSLNARYRARGVRVTALCPGLVATEFHERMGEDHLPDLPRIAWADAGRVVSDGLRAVYAGKPMRVADWRYRLARPLISVLPDRLLERLGSTGAGR from the coding sequence ATGGGGTATCGGGCGCTCATCACCGGCGCATCAGCGGGACTCGGCACCGAGTTCGCGCGGCAGCTCGCAGCGCGCGGGATCGACCTCGTGCTCGTCGCGCGTGACGCCGCACGGCTCGAGCGCCTCGCTCACGTGCTCCGCAGCCGCTACGGTGTCGACGTCGAGGTGCTGCCAGCCGACCTGACGGAGAAGGCGGCGCTCGACGCGGTCGCCGCCCGCCTCGCGGATCCCGAACGGCACATCGACATTCTCATCAACAACGCCGGTTTCGGCGTCTACGAAGGCTTTGAGGCGAGCAGCCTTGCCGACGAGCGGCGACTCCACGAGCTGCTCTCCTGGGCGCCCCTCCGGCTCGCGCACGCGGCCGTGCCAGGCATGCTCGCTCGCGGTGAGGGCTGGATCCTGAACGTCGCGAGCGCCGCCGCGCTCATGCCAAGCGGCACTTACGGCGCGGCGAAGAGCGCGATCGTCTCCCTCTCGCGCTCGCTCAACGCGCGGTATCGCGCGCGCGGCGTCCGCGTGACCGCTCTCTGCCCGGGCCTCGTCGCCACCGAGTTTCATGAGCGCATGGGCGAGGACCACCTGCCCGACCTGCCGCGCATCGCATGGGCAGACGCCGGACGCGTCGTCAGCGACGGCCTGCGCGCCGTGTACGCCGGAAAGCCGATGCGCGTCGCCGACTGGCGGTACAGGCTTGCGCGGCCGCTCATCTCGGTATTGCCCGACCGGCTCCTCGAGCGGCTGGGAAGCACCGGGGCCGGTCGCTGA
- a CDS encoding undecaprenyl-diphosphate phosphatase, which translates to MGIFEAIILGIVQGLTEFLPVSSSAHLRVTSELLGIGDAGAAFTAITQIGTEAAVIVFFWRDIVRIIGRWFKSLSGKTVPRNDPDAKMGWWIILGTVPIVVLGLLFQDAIETTLRSLWFTAISLIVFGLLLGVADRVGQKVRPIEKLTWKHGLIYGFAQAASLIPGVSRSGGTITAGLFMGYKREAAARYSFLLAIPAVLGSGFYQVFKVIKAPEAQTPWSMTIIATVVAFAIALVVIGFFMRYISKRSFMPFVIYRVLIGVVIIVLLVTGVLTPGGEVPAVAFQDGVQ; encoded by the coding sequence ATGGGTATTTTCGAGGCGATCATCCTCGGCATCGTGCAGGGGCTCACAGAGTTTCTGCCGGTTTCATCGAGCGCACACCTTCGGGTGACAAGCGAACTGCTCGGGATCGGCGATGCGGGTGCAGCGTTCACCGCGATCACCCAGATCGGCACCGAGGCGGCGGTGATCGTGTTCTTCTGGCGCGACATCGTGCGCATCATTGGCAGGTGGTTCAAGTCCCTCTCGGGCAAGACCGTGCCGCGCAACGACCCCGACGCGAAGATGGGCTGGTGGATCATCCTCGGCACCGTCCCGATCGTGGTGCTCGGGCTGCTGTTCCAGGACGCGATCGAGACGACGCTGCGGTCGCTCTGGTTCACCGCGATCTCGCTCATCGTCTTCGGGCTGCTGCTCGGCGTCGCCGACAGGGTCGGCCAGAAGGTGCGCCCCATCGAGAAGCTCACCTGGAAGCACGGCCTGATCTACGGCTTTGCGCAGGCCGCATCGCTCATCCCCGGCGTGTCCCGCTCGGGCGGCACGATCACCGCCGGCCTCTTCATGGGGTACAAGCGTGAGGCCGCGGCGCGCTACTCGTTCCTGCTCGCGATCCCCGCGGTGCTCGGCTCCGGCTTCTACCAGGTCTTCAAGGTGATCAAGGCGCCCGAGGCGCAGACACCGTGGAGCATGACCATCATCGCGACGGTGGTCGCGTTCGCGATCGCCCTCGTCGTGATCGGCTTCTTCATGCGCTACATCTCCAAGCGCAGCTTCATGCCGTTCGTGATCTATCGCGTGCTCATCGGCGTCGTCATCATTGTGCTGCTCGTCACCGGCGTGCTCACCCCGGGCGGCGAGGTCCCCGCGGTCGCGTTCCAGGACGGTGTGCAGTGA
- a CDS encoding EamA family transporter, producing the protein MHTSAPSTAVTGFLLAIGSAASFALSGVFASSLMAAGWSAGAATTARITLSALVLLGPTLVLMRGKWDLVRRAWAQLLVFGVLAVAGCQLAFFLAVQFIPPSLALLIEFTGPVMLVFWMWARSRVAPSGVTLAGAGIAVLGVVAISGVLAGVSLHPLGIAFALVAAAGNAAYYATGAAGGHGIPTIPFVGLGLLVAAVPLIIAGALGVLPFHLSNSPAEIAGSTVSPWLVVAGMVLISTVLSYLLGVAASRRLGATMASFTGYAEPLFGIVWTIVLLAVIPTPLQWLGATLIVAGVVTVKVGELRQSRARRTARAARP; encoded by the coding sequence ATGCACACGTCCGCCCCCAGCACCGCGGTGACTGGTTTCCTGCTCGCCATCGGTTCGGCGGCCTCGTTCGCACTCTCGGGGGTGTTCGCGAGTTCGTTGATGGCCGCGGGGTGGTCGGCGGGAGCCGCAACGACGGCCCGGATCACGCTGTCCGCGCTCGTGCTGCTCGGGCCGACACTCGTCCTCATGCGCGGAAAGTGGGATCTCGTCAGGCGGGCGTGGGCGCAGCTCCTCGTCTTCGGCGTGCTCGCCGTCGCGGGCTGCCAGCTCGCCTTCTTCCTCGCGGTCCAATTCATTCCACCGAGCCTGGCGCTCCTCATCGAGTTCACCGGGCCCGTGATGCTCGTGTTTTGGATGTGGGCGCGCAGCCGCGTCGCGCCGTCGGGGGTAACGCTTGCGGGCGCCGGCATTGCGGTGCTCGGCGTCGTCGCGATCTCGGGCGTGCTCGCCGGGGTCTCGCTGCACCCGCTCGGCATCGCGTTCGCGCTCGTCGCCGCCGCTGGCAACGCCGCGTACTACGCGACCGGTGCCGCGGGCGGCCACGGCATCCCCACAATCCCCTTCGTCGGGCTCGGCCTGCTCGTGGCCGCGGTGCCGCTCATCATCGCCGGCGCCCTCGGCGTGCTGCCGTTCCATCTCTCGAACTCGCCCGCGGAGATCGCAGGATCGACAGTGTCCCCATGGCTCGTCGTCGCCGGGATGGTGCTCATCTCAACGGTGCTGTCCTACCTGCTCGGCGTCGCAGCATCTCGTCGCCTCGGCGCGACCATGGCGAGCTTCACGGGGTACGCGGAACCACTCTTCGGCATCGTCTGGACCATTGTGCTGCTCGCGGTGATCCCGACCCCGCTGCAGTGGCTGGGCGCCACGCTCATCGTCGCGGGGGTCGTGACAGTCAAGGTTGGCGAGTTGCGCCAGTCACGTGCCCGGCGGACCGCGCGCGCCGCGCGCCCGTAG
- the ybaK gene encoding Cys-tRNA(Pro) deacylase → MGKKAPGATPAMVALANAGIDFVVRSYTHDPAETDFGGEAARELGMDATRVFKTLLADVDGVLAVAVVPVAGMLDLKALAAALGGKRAHMADPAIAERKTGYVVGGISPLGQKTRLATVIDISAPGFPTILVSGGRRGLDIELSADDLARATGGSFAAIAKAQNG, encoded by the coding sequence ATGGGAAAGAAAGCGCCCGGGGCAACGCCTGCAATGGTGGCGCTGGCTAACGCGGGAATCGACTTCGTCGTGCGAAGCTACACGCACGACCCAGCGGAAACCGACTTCGGGGGAGAGGCCGCGCGCGAACTCGGGATGGACGCGACCCGGGTGTTCAAGACGCTGCTCGCCGACGTTGACGGTGTGCTCGCCGTCGCAGTCGTTCCCGTCGCGGGAATGCTCGACCTGAAAGCGCTTGCGGCCGCGCTGGGCGGTAAGCGCGCACACATGGCCGACCCGGCGATCGCCGAGCGCAAGACCGGCTACGTCGTCGGTGGGATCAGCCCGCTCGGCCAGAAGACGCGATTGGCTACAGTCATAGACATATCCGCGCCCGGGTTTCCGACCATTCTCGTCTCTGGAGGGCGCAGGGGGCTCGATATCGAGCTTTCTGCCGACGATCTCGCCCGGGCGACGGGCGGAAGCTTCGCGGCGATCGCAAAAGCGCAAAACGGGTGA
- a CDS encoding M20/M25/M40 family metallo-hydrolase — protein MATELNVELSETARIARDLIRIDTSNRGEGDANPERPAADYVSAYLRELGLDPVTIESAPGRASVVARVAGREPELPALVLHGHLDVVPADPENWTVDPFAGVVKDGLLWGRGAVDMKDMDAMILTAIAELLRSGERPRRDVILAFFADEENGGVYGSHYLVEHHPDLFAGAGSAISEVGGYSIEIAGQRAYLVQTGEKALDWIRLRARGAAAHGSRVWHDNAVTKLATAVAALGNHEWPIALCDTTRELIDEIAALVGEDPTQINPEEMVLSLGKGAGLIQASLRNTSNPTVLTAGYKHNVIPDTAEALVDVRTLPAERDDVLAKIRELVGPDIEIETVHSDIGLEVPFAGELVEAMKTAIEAHDPGARVLPYLLSGGTDNKALARLGITGYGFAPLRLPADLDFPGMFHGVDERVPLDALDFGHGVLADLLRSY, from the coding sequence ATGGCAACAGAGCTCAACGTGGAACTGTCGGAAACCGCGCGGATCGCCCGCGACCTCATTCGGATCGATACGTCGAACCGTGGAGAGGGCGATGCGAACCCCGAACGGCCGGCGGCGGACTACGTCAGTGCGTACCTGCGCGAGCTGGGCCTCGATCCCGTCACCATTGAGTCCGCGCCGGGCCGGGCGAGCGTCGTCGCGCGCGTCGCGGGCCGCGAGCCGGAACTGCCCGCGCTCGTGCTGCACGGCCACCTCGACGTCGTTCCCGCGGATCCGGAGAACTGGACCGTCGACCCGTTCGCTGGCGTCGTGAAGGACGGCCTGCTCTGGGGGCGTGGCGCCGTCGACATGAAGGACATGGACGCGATGATCCTCACCGCGATCGCCGAGCTGCTGCGCTCGGGGGAGCGGCCCCGCCGCGACGTGATTCTCGCGTTCTTCGCCGATGAGGAGAACGGCGGCGTGTACGGTTCGCACTACCTCGTCGAGCACCACCCTGACCTGTTCGCTGGTGCGGGCTCTGCGATCAGCGAGGTTGGTGGATACTCGATCGAGATCGCCGGCCAGCGCGCCTACCTCGTGCAGACCGGCGAAAAGGCCCTCGACTGGATCCGGCTGCGCGCCCGCGGCGCCGCCGCGCACGGGTCACGCGTCTGGCACGACAACGCGGTCACGAAGCTCGCGACCGCCGTCGCCGCGCTTGGCAACCACGAGTGGCCGATCGCGCTCTGCGACACGACGCGCGAGCTCATTGACGAGATCGCCGCGCTCGTGGGCGAGGACCCCACCCAGATCAACCCTGAGGAGATGGTGCTGAGCCTGGGCAAGGGCGCCGGCCTGATCCAGGCGAGCCTGCGCAACACCTCGAACCCGACGGTGCTCACCGCCGGCTACAAGCACAACGTCATCCCGGACACCGCGGAGGCGCTCGTCGACGTCCGTACGCTGCCGGCCGAGCGCGACGACGTCCTCGCGAAGATTCGCGAGCTCGTCGGCCCCGACATCGAGATCGAGACCGTGCACTCGGACATCGGGCTCGAGGTGCCGTTCGCGGGCGAGCTCGTCGAGGCGATGAAGACGGCGATCGAGGCGCACGATCCGGGCGCCCGGGTGCTGCCGTACCTGCTCTCGGGCGGTACCGACAATAAGGCGCTTGCGCGGCTCGGAATCACGGGATACGGCTTCGCACCGCTCAGGCTGCCGGCCGACCTCGACTTCCCCGGGATGTTCCACGGCGTCGACGAGCGTGTTCCCCTTGACGCGCTTGACTTCGGGCACGGTGTGCTCGCGGACCTGCTCCGCTCCTACTGA
- a CDS encoding ABC-F family ATP-binding cassette domain-containing protein, with protein sequence MPISHVSTHLRIDGVSHAYGARRVLTDISVAVPAGARVGLIGENGSGKSTLLRIAAGTLAPSAGSVSATTQGGGQPRIGLLHQEPPFADSDTIAAALATATQPVRDAAARLDAAGAALAAPGDPAEVRGREAAYADALDEAERLGAWELETRVEQTLTGLGIAAIPRDRRSSELSGGQRARLSLAWTILNSPDVLLLDEPTNHLDDQATAYVVHTLGRWPGPVLFASHDRAFLEEVATSLVDLDPAPQQHALTERLVQDGTGSGIGVTRFTGSYTQYLAARASARLRWEQQYAAEQAELRRLRAAVGTNQIVGHEEWKPRSETRAAQKFYADRNARVVARRVNDARSRLESLTASQIAAPPPELAFAGIGDPSAERPAPSGASDAASVGGASRVTGGPTAGGGAQCADPVPVLAATDLAVAGRLAPTALTLHSGERLLVTGPNGAGKSTLLAILAGLREPETGSLQIAPDTRIGMLRQESTFADPNGLGDSRSVAEVYEDGVGADLAEAAPLSTLGLLHPRDEGVPLSTLSVGQRRRLALAILIAAPPDLLLLDEPTNHLSLALADALERAVTKFSGTVVVASHDRWLRERWGAAELTLDPAVDAKTPVSRMNRG encoded by the coding sequence GTGCCCATCTCCCACGTCTCCACGCATCTTCGAATCGACGGCGTCTCACACGCATACGGCGCGCGACGCGTGCTCACAGACATCAGCGTCGCAGTGCCGGCTGGCGCGCGCGTCGGCCTCATCGGCGAGAACGGATCAGGGAAGTCAACCCTGCTCCGCATTGCCGCGGGCACGCTCGCCCCCTCCGCGGGGTCAGTGTCGGCAACGACGCAGGGAGGCGGCCAGCCACGGATCGGGCTGCTCCACCAGGAACCGCCGTTCGCAGACAGCGACACGATCGCGGCCGCGCTCGCCACCGCGACCCAGCCCGTCCGCGACGCGGCCGCGCGGCTCGACGCCGCTGGCGCGGCCCTCGCTGCGCCGGGAGACCCGGCCGAGGTTCGGGGCCGCGAGGCGGCCTACGCCGACGCCCTCGATGAGGCCGAACGCCTCGGGGCCTGGGAGCTCGAGACCAGGGTCGAGCAGACGCTCACCGGCCTCGGCATCGCCGCGATCCCGCGCGACCGGCGGAGCTCGGAACTGTCCGGCGGGCAGCGCGCACGGCTCTCGCTCGCGTGGACGATCCTGAACTCCCCCGACGTGCTCCTCCTTGACGAGCCCACAAACCACCTCGACGACCAGGCGACGGCGTACGTCGTGCACACGCTCGGCCGCTGGCCCGGTCCGGTGCTCTTCGCGAGCCACGACCGCGCGTTCCTCGAGGAGGTGGCGACGTCGCTCGTCGACCTCGACCCTGCCCCGCAACAGCACGCCCTCACGGAGCGGCTTGTGCAGGACGGCACGGGCAGCGGGATCGGCGTGACTCGGTTCACGGGCAGCTATACGCAGTACCTCGCAGCCCGCGCGAGCGCCCGCTTGAGGTGGGAGCAGCAGTACGCGGCCGAGCAGGCCGAGCTTCGCAGGCTGCGGGCCGCCGTTGGCACGAACCAGATCGTCGGGCACGAGGAGTGGAAACCGCGGAGCGAGACGCGCGCGGCGCAGAAGTTCTATGCCGACCGAAACGCGCGCGTCGTCGCCCGCAGGGTCAACGACGCTCGATCCCGGTTGGAATCGCTCACAGCGTCGCAGATCGCGGCGCCGCCACCTGAACTCGCGTTCGCCGGAATCGGCGACCCCTCCGCGGAGCGGCCCGCTCCGAGCGGCGCCAGCGACGCAGCGTCCGTCGGCGGCGCGAGCCGTGTCACCGGGGGCCCGACCGCGGGCGGTGGTGCCCAGTGCGCCGATCCTGTTCCCGTGCTCGCGGCGACGGACCTCGCCGTCGCCGGCAGGCTCGCCCCGACCGCGCTCACGCTCCACAGCGGGGAGCGGCTGCTGGTCACCGGGCCGAACGGCGCGGGCAAGTCCACGCTCCTCGCGATCCTCGCCGGGCTCCGCGAGCCGGAGACCGGAAGCCTCCAGATCGCGCCGGACACCAGGATCGGCATGCTGCGGCAAGAGTCAACGTTCGCGGACCCGAACGGGCTCGGCGACAGCCGGAGCGTCGCCGAGGTCTACGAAGACGGGGTCGGCGCGGACCTCGCAGAGGCGGCGCCGCTCAGCACGTTGGGCCTCCTGCATCCGCGCGACGAAGGCGTCCCACTCAGTACCCTCAGCGTCGGCCAGCGGCGCAGGCTTGCGCTCGCGATCCTCATCGCCGCGCCTCCCGACTTGCTGCTGCTCGACGAGCCAACCAATCACCTCTCGCTCGCGCTCGCCGATGCGCTGGAGCGTGCTGTCACGAAGTTCTCAGGAACCGTGGTCGTCGCGTCTCACGACCGGTGGCTGCGCGAGCGATGGGGCGCCGCCGAGCTCACGCTCGATCCGGCGGTCGACGCCAAAACCCCTGTTTCTCGCATGAATCGCGGCTGA
- a CDS encoding M23 family metallopeptidase, translated as MSYPPQEPTAYPSRRSLREARERDEQVSSDTASPAPTAPHAQPVISQPAAATEPAQLAQPVPLAPSPLEGLFLTPLPEFELGGSAKQEQRTTPDPEPARRPRAKRLVAATFSLACVGSLAVTTTLPAFSHAFGSPATAAARADQQLQSSEVTVTQDALDAIGSVELGVDPGSYKQITAEAGLVDPASLESTDIRFAFDREFPLTDGFAYRTAPVEQFHDAQDIAAPGGTPVLAIGSGEVIEAGYATDGCGFSIKLQHNVSGETLTSRYCHMQVDSHDHQVGDKIEIGDFIGKVGNTGMSFGDHLHLALRRSGVPIDPLPYIQEQVDKAAKRAAAKRD; from the coding sequence ATGTCTTATCCCCCGCAAGAGCCGACAGCGTACCCCAGTCGACGCTCCCTACGGGAGGCGCGTGAGCGCGACGAGCAGGTGTCATCCGACACCGCATCGCCCGCCCCCACAGCCCCACACGCTCAGCCCGTCATCTCGCAGCCAGCGGCTGCTACCGAACCGGCCCAGCTCGCTCAGCCCGTTCCGCTGGCACCGTCCCCGCTCGAGGGCCTCTTTCTCACCCCGCTTCCCGAGTTCGAACTCGGAGGCTCCGCGAAGCAGGAGCAGCGCACGACCCCCGATCCCGAACCAGCACGTCGCCCGCGAGCAAAGCGGCTCGTCGCAGCGACCTTCTCGCTCGCCTGCGTCGGATCGCTTGCCGTGACCACCACGCTTCCCGCCTTCTCACACGCGTTCGGTAGTCCCGCAACCGCCGCGGCCCGCGCGGACCAGCAGCTCCAGAGCTCCGAGGTCACCGTCACCCAGGACGCGCTCGACGCGATCGGCTCAGTTGAGCTCGGCGTCGACCCGGGCTCCTACAAGCAGATCACCGCGGAGGCTGGCCTCGTCGATCCGGCGTCGCTCGAGTCGACCGATATCAGGTTCGCCTTCGACCGCGAGTTCCCGCTCACCGACGGCTTCGCCTACCGCACCGCGCCCGTCGAACAGTTCCACGACGCGCAGGACATCGCGGCACCGGGCGGCACACCGGTGTTGGCCATCGGTTCGGGAGAGGTCATCGAGGCAGGGTATGCCACGGACGGCTGCGGCTTCTCCATCAAGCTGCAGCACAACGTCAGCGGCGAGACCCTCACGAGCCGCTACTGCCACATGCAGGTCGACTCCCACGACCACCAGGTCGGCGACAAGATCGAGATCGGCGACTTCATTGGCAAGGTCGGTAACACCGGCATGTCGTTCGGCGATCACCTGCACCTCGCGCTCCGGCGCAGCGGCGTACCCATCGATCCGCTTCCCTACATTCAGGAGCAGGTCGACAAGGCTGCGAAGCGCGCAGCCGCCAAGCGCGACTAG
- a CDS encoding ABC-F family ATP-binding cassette domain-containing protein has protein sequence MAHLDIAAVSYTLSDGRPLLSEVSLSVGAGERVALIGANGAGKSTLLKIVMGELPAESGSVAKTGSVGVMRQFIAGGTVHDLLLSVSPPKLREAAEHLARAEAKMYESGSTKSQMTFANAVTAWGDVGGYDAEVLWDTCTVAALGMSYDDCRDRELDTLSGGEQKRLALEALLRGPDGLLILDEPDNSLDVPGKRWLEEQLRATDKGVLFVSHDRELLARTASSIVTLELGAAGSTSWTHPGSFATYHDARKRRFERLEELRKRWDEEHAKLCELMLMYKQKAAYNSDMASRYRAAQTRLARFEEAGPPEEQPHDQHLEMRLGGGRTGKRVISCEQLELTGLMLPFDFEAWYGDRIAVLGSNGSGKSHFLRLLAAGGSDPNPEHEPVSDVEIPAVAHTGVARLGARVRPGWFAQNRGRPDLRGRTLLEILHRGDEHRTGMPREEAARALARYELARASEQQFDSLSGGQQARFQILLLELGGATLLLLDEPTDNLDLVSAEALQHALGLFEGTVMVVTHDRWFARDFGRFLVFGSDGDVRESATPVWTETRVERTRGAR, from the coding sequence ATGGCTCATCTTGATATCGCGGCGGTGAGCTACACGCTCTCAGACGGACGCCCCCTCCTATCGGAGGTCTCATTGTCGGTCGGTGCCGGGGAACGCGTCGCACTCATCGGAGCGAACGGCGCGGGCAAGAGTACGCTCCTGAAGATCGTCATGGGCGAGCTGCCCGCGGAGTCGGGCTCGGTCGCAAAGACAGGGTCGGTCGGTGTGATGCGGCAGTTCATTGCCGGCGGCACCGTGCACGACCTGTTGCTGTCGGTGTCGCCACCGAAGCTGCGGGAGGCGGCGGAGCACCTCGCGCGAGCCGAGGCGAAGATGTACGAGAGTGGTTCGACGAAGTCGCAGATGACCTTTGCAAATGCGGTGACCGCGTGGGGCGACGTCGGCGGATACGATGCAGAAGTGCTCTGGGATACCTGCACGGTCGCGGCCCTCGGTATGTCGTACGACGACTGCCGGGACCGCGAGCTCGACACGCTCTCGGGCGGGGAGCAGAAGCGTCTGGCCCTCGAAGCACTCCTCCGAGGCCCCGATGGGCTGTTGATCCTCGACGAGCCAGACAACTCGCTCGACGTCCCCGGCAAGCGCTGGCTCGAGGAGCAGCTCAGGGCGACAGACAAGGGCGTGCTGTTCGTCAGCCACGACCGCGAGCTGCTCGCGCGCACCGCAAGCTCCATCGTGACGCTCGAACTCGGAGCAGCTGGCAGCACTTCCTGGACGCATCCAGGCAGCTTCGCGACGTACCACGATGCCCGCAAGCGCCGCTTCGAGCGCCTCGAGGAGCTGCGCAAACGATGGGACGAGGAACACGCGAAGCTTTGCGAGCTCATGCTCATGTACAAGCAGAAGGCTGCCTACAACTCGGACATGGCCTCCCGCTACCGTGCCGCGCAGACTCGGCTCGCCCGGTTCGAGGAGGCGGGCCCGCCCGAGGAGCAGCCGCACGATCAGCATCTCGAGATGCGGCTCGGTGGCGGCCGCACCGGCAAGCGCGTCATCTCGTGCGAACAGCTCGAACTCACCGGGCTCATGCTGCCGTTCGATTTCGAGGCCTGGTACGGCGACCGCATCGCGGTGCTCGGTTCGAACGGTTCCGGGAAGTCCCACTTCCTGCGGCTGCTCGCTGCGGGCGGAAGCGACCCGAACCCCGAGCATGAGCCCGTGAGCGACGTCGAGATCCCCGCCGTCGCCCACACCGGAGTCGCACGGCTCGGCGCGCGCGTGCGCCCGGGGTGGTTCGCACAGAACCGGGGCCGCCCAGATCTGCGCGGGCGCACGCTGCTCGAAATCCTGCATCGTGGCGACGAGCACCGGACAGGCATGCCGCGCGAGGAGGCGGCGCGGGCGCTTGCTCGCTACGAGCTCGCGCGCGCCTCCGAACAGCAGTTCGACTCGCTCTCTGGCGGTCAGCAAGCTCGGTTTCAGATTCTGCTGCTGGAACTCGGTGGCGCGACGCTGCTGCTCCTCGACGAGCCGACCGATAACCTCGACCTCGTCTCGGCGGAGGCGCTGCAGCACGCCCTCGGTCTCTTCGAGGGAACCGTGATGGTGGTGACCCACGATAGGTGGTTCGCGCGCGACTTTGGCCGCTTCCTCGTCTTCGGTAGTGACGGCGACGTTCGCGAGTCGGCGACACCCGTCTGGACCGAGACGCGCGTCGAACGAACGCGTGGTGCGCGATGA
- a CDS encoding M23 family metallopeptidase translates to MSGVFGAAYRLRGVVLGWATALLIGGVLLRLVLPAGPIANVAGVVALVALVGYVAAVAVSWAGRSRAAEYEDTRAEVWVQPPVRGRWLALNSPATQVPSHGVRGYGQSHAVDLVYAPAGVSRPEFGAGPSMLPATDFPAFGEPVLAMFDGVVERASDWRRDHRSRSTMAAMLYIALEGVVRSIGGPGFVVGNHVVIRGSDGVYGAVAHLRRGSLRVRPGDRVVAGQVIAECGNSGNSTEPHVHAQLMDRRSFRVAQGVPMAFTGITIEPAPLVAASDAERDGDAAAEPAPQAGMPRSGDFLEA, encoded by the coding sequence ATGAGCGGCGTGTTCGGTGCCGCCTATCGCCTACGAGGGGTGGTGCTCGGCTGGGCGACGGCGCTCCTCATCGGCGGGGTGCTGCTCCGGTTGGTGCTGCCTGCGGGCCCCATCGCGAACGTCGCTGGAGTCGTCGCGCTCGTCGCGCTCGTCGGGTACGTCGCCGCGGTCGCCGTCTCCTGGGCGGGCCGTTCGCGCGCCGCCGAGTACGAGGACACGCGCGCGGAAGTGTGGGTGCAGCCGCCCGTCCGGGGGCGCTGGCTCGCGCTCAATAGCCCCGCGACGCAGGTACCGAGTCACGGCGTTCGCGGCTACGGTCAGTCGCACGCCGTCGATCTCGTCTATGCCCCGGCAGGCGTCTCCCGCCCAGAGTTTGGCGCTGGGCCGAGCATGCTCCCGGCGACCGACTTTCCCGCCTTCGGGGAGCCGGTGCTCGCGATGTTCGACGGCGTCGTCGAACGCGCGAGCGACTGGCGGCGTGATCACCGCTCACGCTCGACGATGGCCGCGATGCTGTACATCGCGCTCGAGGGGGTGGTGCGGTCCATCGGCGGCCCGGGCTTCGTCGTCGGCAATCACGTCGTGATCCGCGGCAGCGACGGTGTTTACGGGGCCGTTGCGCACCTGCGGCGCGGCTCGCTCCGGGTGCGGCCGGGGGACAGGGTGGTGGCCGGACAGGTGATTGCCGAGTGCGGCAACTCGGGGAATTCGACGGAGCCGCACGTGCACGCTCAGCTCATGGATCGGCGCTCGTTCCGCGTGGCCCAGGGCGTGCCAATGGCGTTTACGGGAATCACGATCGAACCGGCCCCGCTGGTCGCCGCGTCAGATGCCGAGCGCGACGGTGACGCGGCGGCTGAGCCTGCGCCTCAGGCAGGCATGCCGAGGTCGGGAGACTTCCTCGAGGCGTAG